A region of Nocardioides sp. JS614 DNA encodes the following proteins:
- a CDS encoding DUF3180 domain-containing protein yields MSAGPSGEEPQPTGRLRPTSGGALTAWAVAGLVGGWLLHPAAERVRDTAPIVTWAQPLALVLVAAILGATAYLTWRTVHVQQQRLEPQRAVNRLVLARSCALVGALVAGGYLGYAVSWIGVDTELATQRAWRSAVAAAAGVGIVVTSVLLERACRVRSDDEDT; encoded by the coding sequence GTGAGCGCCGGACCCTCCGGCGAGGAGCCGCAGCCGACCGGTCGCCTGCGGCCGACCTCTGGTGGTGCGCTCACGGCGTGGGCCGTCGCGGGCCTGGTCGGCGGATGGCTGCTCCACCCCGCGGCCGAACGGGTGCGGGACACCGCGCCGATCGTCACCTGGGCCCAGCCGCTCGCGCTCGTGCTCGTGGCGGCGATCCTGGGCGCCACGGCGTACCTCACCTGGCGCACCGTGCACGTCCAGCAGCAGCGGCTCGAGCCGCAGCGTGCGGTCAACCGCCTGGTGCTCGCCCGGTCCTGCGCGCTCGTGGGCGCCCTGGTCGCCGGCGGCTACCTGGGGTACGCCGTGAGCTGGATCGGCGTGGACACCGAGCTGGCCACCCAGCGGGCCTGGCGCTCGGCCGTCGCCGCCGCCGCGGGCGTCGGCATCGTGGTCACCTCGGTCCTCCTCGAGCGCGCGTGTCGCGTCCGATCCGACGACGAAGACACTTAA
- the folE gene encoding GTP cyclohydrolase I FolE: MSDSTLPGGRPAPAFDLARAEAAVRELLIAIGEDPEREGLQETPARVARAYAELTAGLRMEPEDVLTTTFDIGHDEMVLVRDIELWSMCEHHLVPFTGVAHVGYIPATSGKITGLSKLARLVDVYAKRPQVQERLTTQVADALTRLLEARGVIVVIEAEHLCMTMRGVKKAGARTITSAVRGTMRTNPTTRAEAMALIHRR; encoded by the coding sequence ATGAGCGACTCGACGCTGCCGGGCGGACGTCCCGCGCCCGCCTTCGACCTGGCGCGCGCCGAGGCGGCCGTCCGGGAGCTGCTCATCGCGATCGGTGAGGACCCCGAGCGGGAGGGCCTGCAGGAGACCCCGGCCCGGGTGGCGCGGGCGTACGCCGAGCTCACGGCCGGGCTGCGGATGGAGCCCGAGGACGTGCTCACCACGACCTTCGACATCGGGCACGACGAGATGGTGCTGGTGCGCGACATCGAGCTGTGGTCGATGTGCGAGCACCACCTGGTGCCGTTCACCGGTGTCGCGCACGTCGGCTACATCCCCGCGACCAGCGGGAAGATCACCGGACTGTCCAAGCTCGCCCGGCTCGTCGACGTCTACGCGAAGCGCCCCCAGGTCCAGGAGCGGCTCACCACCCAGGTCGCCGACGCCCTGACCCGCCTCCTCGAAGCGCGCGGCGTGATCGTGGTGATCGAGGCCGAGCACCTGTGCATGACCATGCGGGGGGTCAAGAAGGCGGGTGCTCGCACCATCACCTCCGCAGTGCGCGGCACGATGCGGACCAACCCCACGACCCGGGCCGAGGCGATGGCCCTGATCCACCGGCGATGA
- the hpt gene encoding hypoxanthine phosphoribosyltransferase, whose amino-acid sequence MHASDVENDLVNVLFTEEQIQQRLAELAKDIEADYEGKDLLIVGILRGAVMVMADLARSFTRHLEMDWMAVSSYGSGTKSSGVVRILKDLDTDISGRHVVIVDEIIDTGLTLSWLTSNLSSRSPASVEICTLLRKPDALTMPVEVKYVGWDIPNEFVVGYGLDYRERYRNLRDIGTLAPHVYS is encoded by the coding sequence ATGCACGCATCCGACGTGGAGAACGACCTGGTCAACGTCCTCTTCACCGAGGAGCAGATCCAGCAACGGCTGGCCGAGCTGGCCAAGGACATCGAGGCCGACTACGAAGGCAAGGACCTCCTCATCGTCGGCATCCTCCGGGGCGCGGTGATGGTGATGGCCGACCTGGCCCGCAGCTTCACTCGGCACCTGGAGATGGACTGGATGGCGGTGTCGTCGTACGGCTCGGGCACCAAGTCCAGCGGCGTGGTCCGGATCCTCAAGGACCTCGACACCGACATCTCCGGGCGGCACGTGGTCATCGTCGACGAGATCATCGACACCGGCCTGACCCTGTCCTGGCTGACCTCGAACCTGTCCTCGCGCAGCCCCGCGAGCGTCGAGATCTGCACGCTGCTGCGCAAGCCCGACGCGCTCACCATGCCGGTCGAGGTGAAGTACGTCGGGTGGGACATCCCCAACGAGTTCGTGGTCGGCTACGGCTTGGACTACCGCGAGCGGTACCGCAACCTGCGCGACATCGGCACCCTCGCCCCCCACGTCTACTCCTAG
- the folB gene encoding dihydroneopterin aldolase: MTERPTDELSVTGIACYGHHGVFDFERREGQTFVVDLVLGVDTAPAAASDDLQDTVDYGSLVASVQAAVEKDPVDLIETLAQRIAGVCLLDGRVEWARVTVHKPDAPIEATFADVTLTITRRREGTRD; encoded by the coding sequence GTGACCGAACGGCCGACCGACGAGCTGAGCGTCACCGGCATCGCGTGCTACGGGCACCACGGCGTCTTCGACTTCGAGCGACGCGAGGGGCAGACGTTCGTCGTCGACCTCGTGCTGGGCGTCGACACCGCCCCCGCAGCGGCGTCCGACGACTTGCAAGACACCGTCGACTACGGGAGTCTCGTGGCTTCGGTGCAAGCCGCCGTGGAGAAGGATCCGGTCGACCTGATCGAGACCCTGGCCCAGCGGATCGCGGGCGTCTGCCTCTTGGACGGCCGTGTTGAATGGGCGAGGGTGACGGTCCACAAGCCGGACGCACCCATCGAAGCGACGTTCGCGGACGTCACGCTGACGATCACCCGGAGACGTGAGGGCACCCGTGACTGA
- the folP gene encoding dihydropteroate synthase — MAALADLLAPRARPRLMGVVNVTPDSFSDGGRWLEPRDAIAHGRDLLADGADILDIGGESTRPGATRPLVEEELGRVVPVITALAAEGAVVSVDTMRAEVAEAALAAGATVVNDVSGGLADPRILEVVAASGAAYVAMHWRAHADHMRDFAVYDGPGGVVGAVCDELTARVRAMTAAGIAREQVILDPGLGFAKRAEHNWELLRRIDELAALGYPLLVGASRKSFLGRLLVDRGGVPRAVDQREHANAAITLHLARHAVWGVRVHDVRASRDALRVAEQLSEEGST, encoded by the coding sequence ATGGCCGCCCTCGCAGACCTGCTCGCCCCCCGCGCACGGCCGCGGCTGATGGGCGTCGTGAACGTGACCCCGGACTCGTTCTCGGACGGCGGCCGGTGGCTCGAGCCGCGCGACGCCATCGCGCACGGTCGCGACCTGCTCGCCGACGGCGCCGACATCCTCGACATCGGCGGGGAGTCCACCCGACCGGGCGCCACCCGCCCCCTGGTGGAGGAGGAGCTGGGCCGGGTCGTCCCGGTGATCACGGCGCTGGCGGCGGAGGGTGCCGTCGTCTCGGTCGACACGATGCGCGCCGAGGTCGCCGAGGCCGCGCTGGCGGCCGGGGCCACCGTCGTCAACGACGTGTCGGGGGGTCTCGCCGACCCGCGGATCCTCGAGGTCGTCGCCGCGAGCGGAGCGGCGTACGTCGCCATGCACTGGCGCGCGCACGCCGACCACATGCGGGACTTCGCGGTGTACGACGGCCCCGGTGGCGTGGTCGGGGCCGTCTGCGACGAGCTGACCGCGCGGGTCCGGGCGATGACCGCCGCCGGGATCGCCCGGGAGCAGGTCATCCTCGACCCCGGGCTCGGCTTCGCCAAGCGCGCGGAGCACAACTGGGAGCTGCTGCGCCGGATCGACGAGCTGGCCGCCCTCGGCTACCCGCTCCTCGTCGGGGCCAGCCGCAAGTCGTTCCTCGGCCGGCTCCTGGTCGACCGGGGCGGCGTCCCCCGCGCCGTCGACCAGCGCGAGCATGCGAACGCCGCGATCACCCTGCACCTGGCCCGGCATGCGGTGTGGGGCGTACGGGTGCACGACGTCCGAGCCTCCCGGGACGCGCTCCGCGTCGCCGAGCAGCTGAGCGAGGAGGGTTCCACGTGA
- a CDS encoding ABC transporter permease: protein MTLLGAVPAADDPSCYSRLTNEWFCGQYLGDYRHELVDATTQHLVITVVSVIAGVVIAFPLALLARRLPALETSVLGVTTAVYTIPSLALFPLLVPFTGLSATTVVIGLALYALTILVRSMLEGLRSVPEEVRESAVGLGYGATRLLVLVELPLALPVIMAGLRVATVSTVALTTVGSLVAYGGLGNLIKDGVTTNFRAELMTASLLCVLLAVVLDALIVGAQWLLTPWSRGARG from the coding sequence GTGACCCTACTCGGGGCCGTGCCGGCGGCCGACGACCCGAGCTGCTACAGCCGACTGACCAACGAATGGTTCTGCGGGCAGTACCTGGGCGACTACCGCCACGAGCTGGTCGACGCAACGACCCAGCACCTCGTGATCACGGTGGTGAGCGTGATCGCCGGTGTGGTGATCGCGTTCCCGCTCGCCCTGCTGGCCCGGCGGCTGCCGGCACTCGAGACCAGCGTCCTGGGGGTGACCACGGCGGTCTACACGATCCCGTCGCTGGCGCTGTTCCCGCTGCTGGTGCCATTCACCGGGCTCAGCGCCACGACGGTGGTCATCGGCCTCGCGCTGTACGCGCTGACGATCCTGGTCCGCAGCATGCTCGAGGGTCTCCGGTCGGTGCCCGAGGAGGTGCGGGAGTCGGCGGTCGGGTTGGGGTACGGCGCCACCCGGCTGCTGGTGCTCGTCGAGCTGCCGCTCGCGCTGCCGGTGATCATGGCCGGCCTGCGGGTGGCGACGGTGTCCACCGTGGCGCTCACGACGGTCGGCTCCCTGGTCGCCTACGGCGGCCTCGGCAACCTGATCAAGGACGGCGTCACCACCAACTTCCGTGCCGAGCTGATGACAGCGTCGTTGCTGTGCGTGCTGCTGGCGGTGGTGCTGGACGCGCTGATCGTCGGCGCCCAGTGGCTCCTCACCCCGTGGTCCCGGGGGGCGCGCGGATGA
- a CDS encoding Ig-like domain repeat protein, translating into MSHRRTFAAAVALLAAAVIAPQALPASASPAGRAVTAQRAGQALIQGVVVDQAGRYVDDVEVQATKADGTPAASAITYASDREDGPQHGYFFLEVTRGTYTLTFSRDGYRTLVLDDLQIERARQKLSLGEVEIQKKLAESKTEASLVRRTITTKQNGEVVVTVSARGVKPTGDVEIREGRTVVGEDGLRARDNGQVTIELDRLPRGTHELKAYYLGSPDLKVSASTSFTLTVTRGRH; encoded by the coding sequence ATGTCCCACCGCCGTACCTTCGCCGCCGCCGTCGCGCTGCTGGCCGCCGCGGTCATCGCGCCCCAGGCGCTGCCCGCCTCCGCGTCGCCCGCCGGCCGGGCCGTGACCGCCCAGCGGGCCGGCCAGGCGCTCATCCAGGGCGTTGTCGTCGACCAGGCCGGCCGCTACGTCGACGACGTCGAGGTCCAGGCGACCAAGGCCGACGGCACCCCTGCGGCCTCCGCGATCACCTACGCCAGCGACCGCGAAGACGGCCCCCAGCACGGCTACTTCTTCCTCGAGGTCACCCGTGGGACCTACACCCTGACGTTCTCGCGCGATGGGTACCGGACGCTCGTTCTCGACGACCTCCAGATCGAGAGGGCTCGTCAGAAGCTGAGCCTGGGTGAGGTCGAGATCCAGAAGAAGCTGGCGGAGAGCAAGACCGAGGCCAGCCTCGTGCGGCGCACGATCACGACCAAGCAGAACGGCGAGGTCGTGGTGACCGTGTCCGCGAGGGGCGTCAAGCCCACGGGCGACGTCGAGATCCGCGAGGGCCGCACCGTGGTCGGCGAGGACGGCCTCAGGGCCAGGGACAACGGCCAGGTCACGATCGAGCTGGACCGGTTGCCCCGCGGGACCCACGAGCTCAAGGCCTACTACCTCGGCTCCCCGGACCTGAAGGTGTCGGCGTCCACGTCCTTCACCCTGACCGTCACCAGGGGGCGGCACTGA
- a CDS encoding GNAT family N-acetyltransferase: protein MIPHENRFESDPDAVLGDLPGLPSGWTIGTPDPSDRFDVARLTHLLRAHERHARGWAGSGVDDVMVEVSEHGLRMRENVVIRDEDGDIHAWGSVHDRSVGRMLFVHIVQRDLPDDPDGSIADSCSDLLVEWAEAQARCVGSARGLAVQQIDTGAFAGDERQARWLAGSGFEKVRTWWQMSRPVTPDEEGLVATPDHWTDRGVVFRLVRRTGDGMPDEGDLHEVHEVLEGAFVDHFNSSEETFEEFVHRLREDPGHRWDHWWLAELVEDGEDGEDGEDGEDGEDGEDGVRRPVGALIGTASEDATGPDGSYVSYLGVLEAARGRGVATGLLRTIIADAAARGRNRVGLEVDADSPTGATGLYTSMGWVTKYVTESWHRDIPVA, encoded by the coding sequence GTGATCCCGCACGAGAACCGGTTCGAGAGCGATCCCGATGCGGTGCTGGGCGACCTGCCCGGCCTGCCGAGCGGTTGGACGATCGGCACGCCCGATCCCTCCGACCGCTTCGACGTCGCGCGGCTCACCCACCTCCTGCGCGCCCACGAACGGCACGCCCGCGGCTGGGCCGGCTCCGGCGTGGACGACGTCATGGTCGAGGTCTCCGAGCACGGCCTGAGGATGCGGGAGAACGTCGTCATCCGCGACGAGGACGGCGACATCCACGCCTGGGGCAGCGTCCACGACCGGTCGGTCGGTCGGATGCTGTTCGTCCACATCGTGCAGCGCGACCTGCCCGACGACCCCGACGGCAGCATCGCCGACAGCTGCTCGGACCTGCTGGTCGAGTGGGCGGAGGCGCAGGCCCGATGCGTCGGCAGCGCCCGCGGCCTGGCCGTCCAGCAGATCGACACCGGCGCCTTCGCGGGTGACGAGCGCCAGGCGCGCTGGCTGGCCGGCAGCGGGTTCGAGAAGGTCCGCACCTGGTGGCAGATGAGCCGACCGGTCACGCCGGACGAGGAAGGGCTGGTCGCCACCCCGGATCACTGGACGGACCGCGGCGTGGTGTTCCGGCTGGTACGCCGCACCGGTGACGGGATGCCCGACGAGGGTGACCTGCACGAGGTGCACGAGGTCCTCGAGGGTGCCTTCGTCGACCACTTCAACTCCAGCGAGGAGACCTTCGAGGAGTTCGTCCACCGGCTGCGCGAGGATCCGGGCCACCGGTGGGACCACTGGTGGCTCGCCGAGCTGGTCGAGGACGGCGAGGACGGCGAGGACGGCGAGGACGGCGAGGACGGCGAGGACGGCGAGGACGGCGTACGGCGACCGGTGGGGGCGCTGATCGGCACGGCCTCGGAGGACGCGACCGGACCGGACGGCTCCTACGTGTCCTACCTCGGCGTGCTGGAGGCCGCGCGCGGTCGCGGTGTGGCCACGGGCCTGCTGCGCACGATCATCGCCGACGCGGCCGCCCGTGGCCGCAACCGCGTCGGGCTCGAGGTCGACGCCGACTCGCCGACCGGCGCCACCGGGCTCTACACCTCCATGGGCTGGGTCACGAAGTACGTCACCGAGTCCTGGCATCGCGACATTCCGGTGGCGTAG
- the folK gene encoding 2-amino-4-hydroxy-6-hydroxymethyldihydropteridine diphosphokinase gives MTETPNPNIIDADTLTGEMRPIRRAVLALGSNLGERMGNLQGALNALADTPDVWITAVSPVYETDPVDCPPEAKTFLNAVVLIDTTLAASRLMDRALAIEDAFERERGEQRNAPRTLDVDLIVVGDRRSNEEFLRLPHPRAAERAFVLRPWFDVDPAAEVPDRGPVADLLDGTDQSGLKLRDDLVLEIQ, from the coding sequence GTGACTGAGACCCCGAACCCGAACATCATCGACGCGGACACGCTGACCGGCGAGATGCGGCCGATCCGCCGTGCGGTGCTGGCACTCGGGTCCAACCTGGGTGAGCGGATGGGGAACCTCCAGGGCGCGCTGAACGCGCTGGCCGACACCCCAGACGTCTGGATCACCGCCGTGTCCCCGGTCTACGAGACCGACCCCGTCGACTGCCCGCCCGAGGCGAAGACGTTCCTCAACGCCGTCGTGCTGATCGACACCACGCTGGCCGCGAGCCGGCTGATGGACCGGGCGCTGGCGATCGAGGACGCCTTCGAGCGGGAGCGCGGTGAGCAGCGCAACGCGCCGCGGACCCTCGACGTCGACCTGATCGTCGTCGGCGACCGGCGCAGCAACGAGGAGTTCCTGCGGCTGCCGCACCCGCGGGCCGCCGAACGGGCCTTCGTGCTGCGCCCGTGGTTCGACGTCGACCCGGCGGCCGAGGTGCCCGACCGGGGTCCGGTCGCGGACCTGCTCGATGGGACCGACCAGAGCGGGCTGAAGCTGCGCGACGACCTGGTCCTCGAGATCCAGTGA
- a CDS encoding ABC transporter ATP-binding protein translates to MDATGSAAAGPTSTEPMIRLSGVGKTYDDGTVAVHALDLEVERGELVCLVGPSGCGKSTTLKMINRLIEPTTGTIEIDGRDVTGQDPVRLRRGIGYVIQEVGLFPHQKIIANVMTVPLLYGESRATARERARELLELVGLDPATYAERYPTQLSGGQQQRVGVARALAAKPPVLLMDEPFGAVDPLVRLRLQDEFLRLQRELGVTVVFVTHDIDEAVRLGDRVAVFATGGRLAQYDTPARLLGRPADDFVAEFVGSTSGLRRLDVTPLDPAHLEPMDGVTAGDLGAAIDVDSTLGHALAVLLRGDAGMVGVREGARFVGVLTPNGIHRALRAALAEMAEVASAG, encoded by the coding sequence ATGGACGCTACCGGGTCTGCGGCGGCCGGGCCCACGAGCACGGAGCCCATGATCCGGCTGTCGGGCGTCGGCAAGACCTACGACGACGGCACGGTCGCCGTCCACGCCCTTGATCTCGAGGTCGAGCGCGGCGAGCTGGTCTGCCTGGTCGGCCCATCGGGGTGCGGCAAGTCGACGACGCTGAAGATGATCAACCGGTTGATCGAGCCGACGACCGGCACCATCGAGATCGACGGCCGGGACGTCACCGGCCAGGACCCGGTCCGGCTGCGCCGGGGGATCGGCTACGTCATCCAGGAGGTGGGGCTGTTCCCCCACCAGAAGATCATCGCCAACGTGATGACGGTCCCGCTGCTGTACGGCGAGTCCCGCGCGACCGCTCGGGAGCGAGCCCGCGAGCTCCTCGAGCTGGTGGGGCTGGACCCAGCGACGTACGCCGAGCGCTACCCCACCCAGCTCTCCGGCGGCCAGCAGCAGCGGGTCGGGGTCGCGCGGGCGCTGGCGGCCAAGCCGCCGGTGCTCCTGATGGACGAGCCGTTCGGCGCGGTCGACCCGCTGGTGCGGCTGCGGCTGCAGGACGAGTTCCTGCGGCTGCAGCGCGAGCTCGGCGTGACCGTGGTGTTCGTGACCCACGACATCGACGAGGCGGTCCGGCTCGGGGACCGGGTCGCGGTCTTCGCCACGGGCGGCCGGCTCGCGCAGTACGACACCCCGGCCCGGCTGCTCGGGCGGCCGGCCGACGACTTCGTGGCGGAGTTCGTCGGATCGACCTCGGGGCTGCGACGGCTGGACGTCACCCCGCTCGACCCGGCCCACCTCGAACCGATGGACGGCGTCACCGCCGGTGACCTCGGGGCCGCGATCGACGTCGACAGCACGCTCGGGCACGCGCTGGCAGTGCTGCTGCGCGGCGACGCCGGGATGGTCGGGGTCCGCGAAGGCGCGCGCTTCGTCGGCGTGCTCACCCCCAACGGCATCCACCGGGCGCTGCGCGCGGCCCTCGCCGAGATGGCCGAGGTCGCCTCCGCCGGCTGA
- the ftsH gene encoding ATP-dependent zinc metalloprotease FtsH produces MKRIFKGPWLWIVLAVVGVLLALQYLAPNRGGEEVDASKMQDLISSGEIKELTFVDGGEQQIKATLDNGDKVTAFWLDGTQAELDSQVQDQVDAGKIDSYTVEVPKPSLLGSILATLLPFALIILLFLFLMNQVQGGGGRGVMQFAKSRAKLISKDMPKTTFGDVAGCEEAIEELGEIKEFLQEPAKFQAVGAKIPKGVLLYGPPGTGKTLLARAVAGEAGVPFYSISGSDFVEMFVGVGASRVRDLFEQAKENAPAIVFIDEIDAVGRHRGAGMGGGHDEREQTLNQLLVEMDGFDVRGGVILIAATNRPDVLDPALLRPGRFDRQIQVDAPDLNGRHMILKVHSRGKPMSQDIDLLSVARRTPGFTGADLANVLNEAALLTARSNQKLITNANLDEAIDRVIAGPQRRTRLMSEKEKLITAYHEGGHALVAAALPGTDPVHKITILPRGRALGYTMVLPDEDKYSQTRSQMLDSLAYMLGGRAAEEMVFHDPTTGAGNDIEKATNLARAMVTQYGMTERLGAIKLGESNSEPFLGRDLGHARNYSEDVAAIVDEETKKLLANAHQEAFEILEENRDVLDALVLELVEKETLDKQQVAEVFAPLRRRSERPAWTGSPERNPSAIPPVEIPQWIRDRAAANGHSKEEGEAGPVLTPPGSGGDVHGDPGVGGAETPPGLPPH; encoded by the coding sequence GTGAAGCGCATATTCAAGGGTCCCTGGCTGTGGATCGTCCTCGCCGTGGTCGGCGTCCTGCTCGCCCTGCAGTACCTCGCGCCCAACCGCGGGGGCGAAGAGGTGGACGCCTCGAAGATGCAGGACCTCATCAGCTCCGGTGAGATCAAGGAGCTGACCTTCGTCGACGGCGGCGAGCAGCAGATCAAGGCCACCCTCGACAACGGCGACAAGGTCACCGCCTTCTGGCTCGACGGGACCCAGGCGGAGCTGGACTCCCAGGTCCAGGACCAGGTCGATGCGGGCAAGATCGACTCCTACACGGTCGAGGTGCCCAAGCCGAGCCTGCTCGGCTCGATCCTGGCGACGCTGCTGCCGTTCGCGCTGATCATCCTGCTCTTCCTGTTCCTCATGAACCAGGTCCAGGGCGGCGGCGGTCGCGGCGTCATGCAGTTCGCGAAGTCGCGCGCGAAGCTGATCTCCAAGGACATGCCGAAGACCACGTTCGGCGACGTCGCCGGTTGCGAGGAGGCGATCGAGGAGCTCGGGGAGATCAAGGAGTTCCTCCAGGAGCCCGCCAAGTTCCAGGCGGTCGGCGCCAAGATCCCCAAGGGCGTGCTGCTCTACGGCCCGCCCGGCACCGGCAAGACCCTGCTGGCCCGGGCGGTCGCCGGTGAGGCGGGCGTCCCGTTCTACTCGATCTCCGGGTCCGACTTCGTCGAGATGTTCGTCGGCGTCGGCGCCTCCCGGGTCCGTGACCTGTTCGAGCAGGCCAAGGAGAACGCGCCCGCGATCGTGTTCATCGACGAGATCGACGCCGTCGGTCGCCACCGCGGCGCCGGGATGGGCGGTGGCCACGACGAGCGCGAGCAGACCTTGAACCAGCTGCTGGTCGAGATGGACGGCTTCGACGTCCGCGGCGGCGTGATCCTGATCGCCGCCACCAACCGGCCCGACGTCTTGGACCCGGCGCTGCTGCGCCCCGGTCGCTTCGACCGCCAGATCCAGGTCGACGCCCCGGACCTCAACGGCCGGCACATGATCCTCAAGGTCCACTCGCGCGGGAAGCCGATGTCCCAGGACATCGACCTGCTCTCCGTGGCCCGTCGGACACCCGGCTTCACCGGTGCCGACCTGGCCAACGTGCTCAACGAGGCGGCGCTGCTGACCGCGCGCAGCAACCAGAAGCTGATCACCAACGCCAACCTCGACGAGGCCATCGACCGGGTGATCGCGGGCCCGCAACGGCGTACCCGCCTGATGAGCGAGAAGGAGAAGCTGATCACGGCCTACCACGAGGGCGGCCACGCCCTGGTGGCTGCGGCGCTGCCCGGCACCGACCCGGTGCACAAGATCACGATCCTGCCCCGCGGCCGGGCCCTCGGCTACACGATGGTGCTGCCCGACGAGGACAAGTACTCCCAGACCCGGTCGCAGATGCTCGACTCGCTGGCCTACATGCTCGGCGGCCGTGCGGCCGAGGAGATGGTGTTCCACGACCCCACCACCGGTGCCGGCAACGACATCGAGAAGGCCACCAACCTGGCCCGCGCGATGGTCACCCAGTACGGCATGACCGAGCGGCTCGGCGCGATCAAGCTGGGGGAGTCGAACTCCGAGCCGTTCTTGGGACGCGACCTGGGCCACGCCCGCAACTACTCCGAGGACGTCGCCGCGATCGTCGACGAGGAGACCAAGAAGCTGCTCGCGAACGCCCACCAGGAGGCCTTCGAGATCCTCGAGGAGAACCGCGACGTCCTCGACGCGCTGGTGCTCGAGCTAGTCGAGAAGGAGACGCTGGACAAGCAGCAGGTCGCGGAGGTCTTCGCGCCCCTGCGCCGCCGGTCCGAGCGGCCCGCCTGGACGGGCTCGCCCGAGCGCAACCCGTCCGCGATCCCGCCGGTGGAGATCCCGCAGTGGATCCGGGACCGGGCGGCCGCCAACGGTCACTCCAAGGAGGAGGGTGAGGCCGGGCCGGTGCTCACCCCGCCGGGATCCGGCGGCGACGTGCACGGTGACCCGGGGGTCGGCGGCGCCGAGACGCCTCCGGGCCTGCCGCCGCACTGA